The Gossypium hirsutum isolate 1008001.06 chromosome A13, Gossypium_hirsutum_v2.1, whole genome shotgun sequence nucleotide sequence GATTTAGGGttatttctatttcaattttaatttcgattctaatttcgattttgatttcaattttaaaacactcattgattttgattttgattccaATTTTGATCTCGATTTAGATttagaatttgattttgatttcgaTATGGATTTCGATTTAGGGTTATTTCGATTTTGTATTGTATGCCATGTGCATGATGTTTATTGTTTGTTTCTGCCATTGTATGaatgccattatcaaattgatgtgtATTTTGTATATCTGCCATTATATGaatgccattatcaaattgatgtgtATTGTGTATATCTGCCATTGTATGAATGCATTATCAAACTGATGTTTATTGTGTATATCTGCCATGATGTTTATTGTGTATATTGTGTATATCTACTATTATCAAACTGGTTATTGCCTGTTATTGCCTACCATGTACATGacaaaaatggttgtgtttgttgtctgccattattaaattattttttgtattggTTGTTGTCTGCTATGTGCATGACAGAagtatttgtattaaattattggGCATTTTATATTGGTTATTGTCTGACATAAATGGTTAATGTGTTTGCCTATATTGTCTGTTTTTATTGATGAGTACTTTGTTTGGCAGGTttaattgatgaaaattttaatgagAATGAAGAAAACATGTCTGGTAGTGATGTGTCTAGTAGTGATAGTGATGCATCTGAAAGAGTTAGTTTAGATGGTTTAGACATGGATGgtataaaagtaaatgaattgTGTGATAGTGATGATTCTATAAGGTTAGATAGTGCACATGAATCTAACTCAGATGGCCAAAATTGGCCTGAGTTTAACTTAGAGAATGACATGAGTAATCCTAGACTTAAGGTTGGAATGTTATTTAAGTCTAAAGATAGTCTAAAAGAAGCTGTCAAGCAGTATCTTAGGttgaatagttattttattaagtttccaAAAAATGATTTAAGAAGGTTAAAGACAGTTTGCAATGAAAAATGTTCTTGGTTCATATGGGCttctaggctaaaccctaatgACCCTATTGACCAGACTTGGCAAATTAGGAGTTCAAACCCTAACCATACTtgttctaaagtctataaaaataGGAACGTAACCTCAGCTTGGATaggtgaaaaatataaaaaaaattcattgctGATCCTAATTATTCTCTGAAATCATTATAGCAATATGTCAAAAGAGATTTTTGTTGCTTGGTCTCACTAATCAAATGTAGGAGGGCTAAACTTAGGGCATTGGAATTAATTGAAGGAGCTCATAAGGCTCAATATGAGAAAATTTTGAGTACTTGTTGGAGGTTAGGATCCAAAATGAGGGAACAACAACAATCTGTTATTTGGATAACAGATTGTTTCAAAGGATGTATGTCTGTTTGCAGGCATATAAAGATGGCTATAGGGCTGGTTGTAGGAGGATAGTAGGTTTAAATGGATGTTTCTTAAAGGGCTACTATGGTGGCTACATGCTTGTAGCTGTTGGTATAGATGCAAATAATGGCATCTATCCACTTGCATATGCTGCTGTCGAAAGTGAAAACCCAGTATCATGGCTTTGGTTCTTGGAGTTGCTTGCAATAGACTTGGAAATTGTGAGCTCGTACCAGATATCTTTCATGTTTGACAAACAAAAGGTAAAactctatttatatatatatttttatgttgtttctaTTTAGGGTTTGTCAAAGAATTAAACTATTTTTTCCTAATTGCAGAGACTTTTGGAAGCAATATGTATGTTGTTTCTTAATGCAGAAATAAGACACTGTGTTAGGCACCTACATTCCAATTTTAAGAATGCTGGTTTCTGAACAAAGGAGTTGAAAGATTTGATTTGGAAAGCTGCCAGAACAAGCACTACAAGGGAGTTCGATGATGCCATGGATGAACTGAGAAAAACCAATCAGCATGCTTATGACTGGTTGAAGAAGAAGAACCCTATTCACTGGTCAAGGTCTCACTTCCTAATTAGGAGCCATTCTGACATGTTGGTGAATAATCTATCTGAATCATTTAACAAggtaaatccctatgttttatgTTTCTTACTAATCATTAACAATTCACTAATCATTTATGTGGTTTATGGACAGATGATACTGGAAGCAAGAGGTAAACCTATCCTGACCATGATGGAAACAATAAGGACCAAGATTATGTTACTTATtgtcaagaagaaagaagaagctgATAAATGGAAAGGAATTTTGTGTCCAAAGATAAGAAAAAGCTCGATGTAAATATAAAAGATTCATTAAGGTAAAGATTCTTTCTAATGCCTATATTCTGACTTAATGTTGCTGATCACATGCACTGATTTTTGGAAAGCTATTGACTTTTTTTAATATGTATGCAATGATTGTTGGAAAGCTGttgactattttttaatatgcatgcaatgattgttggaaagttgttgactattttttaatatgcatgcaaTGATTGTTGGAAAGCTGttgactattttttaatatgcatgcaaTGATTGTTGGAAAGCTGttgactattttttaatatgtatGCAATGATTGTTGGTGTGTTGCctattttttaatatgcatgcaatgagttttttttttataatatgcatgTAGTGACTACTTTTTTAGGGGGTGTGTGTCATTGTATGTTTTAACCAAGCATGCTCACTGTTTTTTAGATGTGTTTCATCACATGCTGGTGGGGATAAGTATTAGGTTGAATATGGTCCAAGCAGCCAACATGTGGTGGACTTGGTTCAGAATTCCTGCTCTTGCAGGAATTGGGATCTTACTGGCATcccttgcatgcatgcattaacTGTCATTCATGTAAAAAATGAGTTCCTAGAGACCTATGTACAAACCTGGTACACCAAGCAAACCCAGCTTCAAACTTACTCCAACTTTGTATGTCTAGTAAGGGGTCCTAAACAATGGGCCTCTTTGTTAAACATGCTACCAATACTACCTCCTCCACTAAGAAGGCCACCTGGCAGACCTACTAAAGTGAGAAGGAAAGAACCTGATGAACCACAAACAACAAAAAGGTTGAGCAAGAGAGTGGTAGAGATGAGGTGCAGTAAATGCAAAATAATAGGCCACAATAAGGGGAGTTGCAAAGGGAAAGTTGGCCAAAACATTCTAGTAAGTAATTTGCCTTAACTTATAGTATATTTCTATCTATGAATTTGTTTGTTTTTCACATTTCTTTTATTCTTGTAGGTTAAAAGACATCAAGTTGGTGTCTGAACCCAGCAACAGGCTACCCCAAGTCAGCAAGAGGGTACCCCAACTCAACAAGGTGCCCCAACTCAGCTACCTACTGCCCCAACTCATCAAGAAGCTGCCCTAAGACAAAAGCTCCCATTAAAGAGAAAATCAACCACAACCACTGTTAGATGGATGCCTTTTACTCAAGAGTCATCCATGACAGACCATTGATGATGATGTGAACAGACTGCATTTTGTTAACTTTTTAAAACTGTGTAAATTTGCCTGCTACTGATTATTAACTTAGGCAGATAATTTTTTAGGAATTTGCCTATGATTGCTACTGTTGATGAACTTAGGCATAGTcactgaatttttttataaatttccctacaattcacatttgttcaattgtAATGAATTGTAAGAAAATTTGGCAATATTTTGCCCTTCATTCATTTAGTAAATAGtttgacattttggccttaaTATATGAGCAATTTATCCATGCTATTTATTATCCAACTGTTAAGCAATTTGTATACCAACTGTTATCTTTTCTAACTAGCAGCCATGTATACTAACTGTTAAGCAATTTGCATATCAATTGTTATCTCTTCTAACCAGTAGCCATGTATACCAAGTGTTAAGCAATTTGTAAACAACATGAGCTGGTTAGCTATGTATACCAGCAGCCATTTTTAACACATGTTAAGCAACAAAAATATTCCAACACAATTTGTAATCAACAAaaattttccatttcattcaagtTTTTGTAAACAATATGAGATGGTTAGCTGTGTATAACAGCAACCATCTATACCAACATAAGCAACAATTTACCAGCAACAAAATTACAAAACATAAGCTGGTTttcaattaacataaaataatttttaaggttttgaAAATAGCAAAACAGTAACAATTACAAGCACCAAAAACCAGGTTCTTTTTTCCCTCTTCCTTGCATCCTTTAATGTCTTCACTTTTTTCAGCAGACCCAACAACACAACTCTTAAACAGGGCGTCAATGGTGGATCAAACCAGCTGAAAAATCGACATGATTTTCGAAATCCACTGCCGAATTGCTTACACCCAAAAAACCTCCTACCTAGGTTGTTATTGGACCAACACGTATTTAATTTGGCTGAGTTTCCACAATAGCACACCGGAATCACTTCAGGCATATCCATTTTtcctcttctccttcttcttcttctcttcctcctcctcttattctttttctttttctcaaaccCTAAAATGGTGCTGGTACTATTGTTAAAGTGTTAGTAACTGGCCAACTAGACTTAAGGTTGACAGCTAGGACTCCGTCACCTGCCACGTCACTTTATTGTGACGTCTGTGACGAAAAACGgcaaaaaggaccgttttgttactttttgaaagttaagaaactgaaataaaatctaggtgactgttttgtcagtTACCCCAAAGTtgggtgactgttggtgtaatttacccttatttttatcataaaaagtTAAAGATATGACGTTCCCTTACTGCCTCAGCACATAAATAGGGATTGAAGAGTCTGGTGGGTGTTGACAAAAACACCAATAATAACTGGATCCTACTGCATCCGTATTTGAGGGATTTGAAAATTTGCTCCCGAGTCTTGTAACGATTACCCTCCCTAAAAGTGTGCATCAGTTTGGAGTGTTCAAACTGATTAAGGAGAGTCCTATATTTATATACTACTGTGTACAACAGTAGGTTGGTCATGACATGCTTCGTAAATACATAAAACTAATTCCAAAGGTAGCATCAACCACAACGCATAGGGAAATATGTCTGTAAGCTTCAAAAATCCACTCGCCCCTACCATCACGTATGAGCATGCCAGCCGCTGCTTTAATTTGTAACATCCTTAATGGGGGCGGCTGCCACTTGATGCTATGCCCATGCGTGTTGAGTTACTGGGATTTTGGCAACTCTGTTGTTGAAACTACAAAAGCAAAAAGAATTTTCCATCTGCCCCCTGGCCACATAAAAGGTTCCACCAGCGTCGGGTAATTATCCATTCTGACTTTGTACCATCACTACAATGTCTCTTTGTGCTAAAACCCAggattcaaaaataataaaagcaaaaGACCGTCCGTTGCTAGGGACCTTGATTACATTTGATTAGTAGGTTTTGATCTTTTCAGggttttagatttaaatttaatgCCTTTAAGAGCCGATTTCAGTTTTGGGTGTAATCAATAGAGCTGATTTAGATTATTAATCTTCCACTGGAAGTGGATTTGAGGGAAAGTTTCGATTTATGAATAAACCCACAATGCACCTGTCATTAAAGCCATCTGGAAAAATACAATGATTAAGGAACCAAATACGCTGGGAATCATCTTTGAGGTTTGTAATCTTCTAAGGGTATTGAAAATTAAGTGGCAAGCACGACGAGGTTTCAAAGAGCTTTGATTAGGTAGTTTATCAAACACCTAGCGTAACATCTAAAAACCCCACAAAACAGCATCCAGTATAGCTACGTCCCATGTAAAAAGTACAAACAAAATCATATCAGTAGTTGAATCTTCCCTTTCTAAACTCTTCCCTGCCACTTCACCATCATTTCTATCAAATGAAAACGTTTCTTATAAtcgaaattcaaatctgattGTCACTTACGGATCAATCTAAAGGAAAACTAGATAGTGGTTGAGCAACCAAACAAAAACATGAAAAGCAGAATgcatatatcaaataaaaaaccGATGTAACCTAGGGAATGAGTCTAAATTAAGATAAAAGCAAAACAAACATTTGAAGTCTGAACCTCAGTCATGAGCTAATTTTAATCCACGAACATAGCAAAACTTAATTCAAAATGAACATAAACATAGTATCTCTTGTAAAACAAAACGAAGTTTCGCGAACAAACCATAAATCTTATTCAACGATAACTCTTCTGGAACCTTGCCCTAGCACCTCTTCCACCGAATTTCTTGGGCTCGCACCGCCTCGGATCAGCCACCAGCAAAGTCCTATCGTACCCGactaagatatccttaatctcctTCTTGCTTTGCTCATCGACGTACTTCTGGTAGAAAGCGACGAGGGCCTTAGCAATGCTTTGACGGATGGCGTAGATCTGAGAAGTGTGGCCTCCGCCTTTAACACGGATCCTCATGTCGACGCCGGCAAAACGCTGGCGGCCGAGGAGAAGAATTGGCTCGACGGCCTTGAAACGGAGGATTTCGGGCTCAACAAGCTCGATAGGACAACCGTTAATCTTGATAAGCCCACGGCCTCGCTTGCAGTGGGTAACCGCCACCGCCGTCTTCTTGCGGCCGAAGCATTGTACGGATTCGATCGGTGCTCTTTCCGccatttttttgttgaaaacccTAGCGAATGGAAAATGAGAGTGGCTTAAAAGTAGTTATATATGGAGTGGGTTAGGGTTCCTGATTTCTGAAAGGCTAAACGGTGCGTTTTAAAAGCTCAAGACCTATTGTGGGCTATAATTCGGCAGGGTTTAGTATAGGAATAGGGTCCAATTTAAGACATTAAAACCCAAGCCAGGCTTGAAAGTCCAAATACTTATATGAATATCTATATACGtaatctaaaatatttatttagaaaaaaatttaaattaacaaattaaatttttattatttattatactatcaaattgacataaaataataattcattaatatataattaattattattagataATAACAAAAGTGATATTAAGAAACTTTTAATTCATTGAatataattgagtaaattaaaataataataatacacaaattttacatagattattattatatgataacaccaaaattagtttaatctatgttgtttttaaagttattatGACTTAATTAGTGTTATACTTATACCAAACGTTTTGTAATGACTGATGCGAAATTAGACGCCCAGCCGACTACATtaggttttcatttttctttagatGACTATCCTAAGAGAGAGGAAGAAAGAGAGAATATGAGTAATGTTCCATATGCTTTGACagttggaagccttatgtatgcGATGCTTTGTGCACGTCTAGATATTTGTTTCGCAGTAGGAATGGTTAGTCGATATTAGGCAAATCCAATTCTCAGGTATTGACAAGTTGTAAAACATATATAaaggtatcttaaaagaaccagagattatatgcttgtgtattctgaGGAGAACCTTACTCCTAGTGGATACATAAACTTAGACTTCCAAACCTGTAAAGATTCGAGGAAATCGACGTCGGGAAATGTATTCGTTCTAGGCTATGGAGCCATAGTATGaagaagtatataaaaaaaacttgaattgcTGATTCTACTATGGAGGCTAAGTATGTCGCTACTTTTGAAGTAAAGAAAGAAACAATATGGCTTGGAAAGTTCTTACTCGATCTTGAAGTTATTCCTGGTATGGAAAAAGCTATAACACTGTATTATGATAACAATGTTGCAATAGCTAATACTAAGGAAATAAGAAGTCACAAGAGGGCAAAACACATTGACCGGAAGTATCACTTGAGACGAGAGACAATAGCCGAATGAATTGTAGATGTGATGAAAATAGCTTCTGAAGTTAACCTTACGGATCCGTTTACTAAGACTCTTGAaactaggagttttaacaaacacgtCGAGGATATGAGAATACGAAACATGgcacatttacttcactagggtaagtgggagattgttgggaaatgtgaccatattgtagtaaacatgcaactgttttctatttatttgattgataaataaataaataaagttaaattcacatttcactatttTGCCTTttatatttatgtcttttatattttgcatggatagcaaaattgtgacaaacaaatattagctcattgattgtctcagttcaaactgaagataaatggcattgtaagaacgcttacattgcgagaaagacaattTACTTCAGTAGATAACCTAAAAGAGTCCATAATCCTGTAAatgaatcaaagtgagcatttgattcaaatactgagaaggattattatgttgtctacaattccaattggggagatgactagtcttggctatcggagtagttgactccacgggtagagacatagatgtattcattggtagaatgatacattggactagatgCAAGacgaattaattctaaatccatttgtgaaataattcacttgtgatgtttatggtgtgatttacccgtatcttgagttagtcactgaccatatGTATGCAgctcatgtgttttgatataagtgaGACTTATGCTCTAAAAATTATCGAGCTTatagtcggtatgttgggtatatgacttgtgtatggcatagctttactagcaacaatggaattcatagctcaattaaagagttaataatatcctctcattggcattgtgtggttTGATAAttatggaacgtggccacgggttgcttgttctcgaacgagcaatttatctcagtcatttgttgacagtgatcatattaatcattaagaagacataatggagacaatgagataaaatatgattgtattaagtgaatagatttaactcaaaagaatcaatgatatcatatgagggtaacacacacataacAAGGTAATTGgataaagcagttggatgaattgctttcgtaaatagtatacaataaggagttttcaatcatggtacttcttgtggactaactctataattaagtaattgcgaattattgaAATGATGCTTGTGgatataattgcaattactagagcctaattgaatatgtctgattggtccctctgctagctcaacaaaaactcGATCGGAttacatttgaatcagaagaaaattctacgactatgaaaataatttaattgagtcgatttattcgatatggaattgaattagatggtcgtgagaattgttcaactagagaatttgattaaagaattttattgaaaaattaatttagaaaatctaagtgatttttggaaaaattaattttgatcaagtaaaattaaattaatcaaattaattaaaattaatatgatatttttggaaattaattttcaaatcagACAATTGGCCtaagtaattgaacttgaaaattggacatgagatcgtaaattgggcccaAGACCCAAAATATCCAAAAACTGGACGAATCGGGCCTGATATGTGAAATCGGGCCAACTGTCTAACCGGTGGTTAGACCAAACCAATCAGGTTTTCAGTGACTCGGACCGAACAGGTAGTAGCTAAACTTGCTGGGGGTGCTGTAAGCCTGTCGCACCTGCATCACCGGACATGGCGGTGCCGGCAGTGTTCCGGTGGCCGACGATGATTAGTCTTTGGTGGTTGAGCAGTAGAAGAGTTGCACTCTTTTGGGACGTTACCAGATAATTTGATTTCatattaactattccaaaaataatattattttaatagtttaatattaaatttaatttaatatttatcttaatagtattttattaatttaatattaaaatgattatcttaatattaaatttattgtaATGTTTATCTAgatataaacattctattattttaataagatttaatattaaattaatataatatttatcaagataaatattagattaaatttaatattaaagtgattaagtttaattatagttgaattctccaaactctccctatataaagagagccttgggtcattatttcaCGCACACttaaattcaagagaaagttatagagagaaaactatttaaaaagattatttcagaaaatttttagagatattcttttgatttacaatttgacccaaaagtttagagaaattgtgaagttaccccactagtaattttttgtgaaaatttttttctgattcgaagcaagcccacactcgacagatgtgagcttgaggatagcgaagaagactactcggtcgaagtgctcatcctagacgaatcgaaaaggtacaattttgattaagtgtttattactttagatatcaaaaCTAAGATcttgttttgtaaaaaaaattaaatctttgtTTTCCCTAGATTTATTTTCGCTGCGTTTTTCAAACTCGTATTTTCCAACAAGCTACTTACTAGTGCAACCATGGAGAAGGTAGTTGTTTTTATCTAAGAGAATTATCCTTCACATATTATTACATGGGTTCAATTACTAGGATTGTCGTACCGTTATTACACCAAaagtttattttaagaaattgcCAATGTTATTGGAACTATGATTAAAATTGATTACAACACTATTATGGGGAAGAGATGTAGGTCTGCTCATCTAACAATTGTTGTAGATTTAAAAGAGTCATTCGTATTTTTCCTTGACATCAATGGGTTCTCACATAAGGAGAATATAAAGGATTACCAGTGATTTGTTATGACTATAGGTGTTATGGTCACACCAAAGAGATTTGCCCATAGAAAAGTGAGAATGTTGGCTAAGAAAGGGGTGTTTTAAAAATAAGAGTGGGATTTGAGTTACAACCAGGTGATAATGGTAAGTTGTATTTACCATGGATTGTAAGTGATAATGGTGAGTTGTATGAGCCTATATATAACAAAATAGGGTCAAAGGAAATCAAACACGAAGCCAGGTCTCAAATTTTAGGTCAAACAAGTAAAATGCAAGGCTATGTCTCCAGATAGTGAAGCTATGTCTCAAGATATGCCTCCcgtattttcatattttcacttTGAAGTTTCATGTCTCAAGACAATGGAACCATGTCTTGAGACTCTGACCTTTATGTCTCGAGATAATGTACTATGTCTAGAGGATTTTGAATGAATATTTGGTATTTAGCAACAATATTTTATGTTTTGAGATAATGTCACCATGTCTTGAGACTTGGCATCTCATGTGTCAATACATTCATGCTATGTCTTGAGACTTATACTTAAAAATACATGAATCACATGAAAATATTCTTAATGTCTTGAGATATATGCCcaaaaatatagaatttaatcATTACAAGTCATACAATTAAGTCTTTAAATGTCCCTAAACATGTGCAACATGTAACCAAACAATTGCAAACATATTTGGCATATTGGATAAAAATGTAGAAACATGATCATTAACACAATGGATAACAATTTGCTAGGTAAGTACATTGTAAACTATAAAACACATAATCTACATAGAAATTTGCATTCTATATCCAAATCGAAAGTAACCAAAAGTTCTAAAATAAACTATAACATGCCAAAGGTGTCAACCATACCAAATTTATACGAAAAATTTAATTATAGACACAACAATCCACCTAGTGACCTAGGTGCATGCCTAAACTCAGTCTAAGAGAAATGAATTACAAAGAACAAAAACTGTAGCTAAGACTTGAGGCTTTAGATATTGTGTAGCTTAATTGAATTAAATGGAATACTAATGGAGCATGTAAAGGGATAACTTGAATACTTATGCTAGATGATTATTAAGAAATAACAAAGAAGATTGGTTACAAGATTACAAATGCAACATTGGTTGCTGCTTGATTGTTCAAGCAGAATTATGGACAATCTTAGATGGTATTCTCATAACATTGGAGGAGGGATTCAAATGTGTAGACGTAATGTGATAAGTTGGGTTTTTAGTAGGTTCATGATTTGGGGAATTATCTGAGTGTTTCCTTACTACATAAGTGTATGACTACTAGCACATACTAGTTCATTATAGACAAAATACATAGTCGATTCAACAGATGGGATGTTAAATTACTATCACTGGTTGGTTTGGTGATCCTAACTAACTCCCTACAATACATGGACTTTTCAAGTACTTTAATTGAAGAGAAAGCTATGGCATGGGCTTTTAGTGGGACCCATCTAAATACGATCATATATGGCTCGATGATGTCATTATCATTATGCGTTCTCAGACCCTCTCAAAGGAAAATTTTGCAGCTAAGTTGTATTCAAAGAAGAAAATGCATGGATGAGTAGAATTTCAGTTGAGGTATCACATtggatattttgaaaatatatgtaTCATATTGGAAGATTTGTTAAAGTACAAGGGTTAAATTTACCATTacctcaaaaatttataattcaccTATGATGTAAATGAAAACAATTATGTAACAAATTTATAAATGTTCTGAACATCTTATTAAATGGATGTCCATTAAGATTAAGATaaattttgatgtactttaaattttaatagtcattagaattagatctctacttcatttatacttcttctgcctataaatagagattttGAAGAAGTATTGTAATCATTTATACTTCATTTATACTCTATTGcttccaatatatattttctttgttatttgcTCTTTTTatatctctttattttataacaataaaaaaataatataaaaattaaatagggCTTTGGTTGAAATAGTAAGATTGAATGAGTGAAGGTCATGATGTCTTGAGTTTAGTTCCTTCGTGtgaatgtatttaatttatataaaaaacaataatactttcaaaataatatttattgccTTGTATAAATAATGAGTTTTTAGTAAATTCAAAACTCTACTTAGACCTATTTGATGGGTAACACAAACT carries:
- the LOC107894283 gene encoding 40S ribosomal protein S16-like; this translates as MAERAPIESVQCFGRKKTAVAVTHCKRGRGLIKINGCPIELVEPEILRFKAVEPILLLGRQRFAGVDMRIRVKGGGHTSQIYAIRQSIAKALVAFYQKYVDEQSKKEIKDILVGYDRTLLVADPRRCEPKKFGGRGARARFQKSYR